A region of Lacinutrix sp. Hel_I_90 DNA encodes the following proteins:
- a CDS encoding penicillin-binding protein 1A: protein MANNKTKQKNESQNFDNYVRWFWMLFLGGIVSVGLLFFIASLGGLGELPDYTQLENPETNLATEIISSDGKTLGKFYFDDNRTPVDYDELPKNLVDALVATEDARFHEHSGIDARSTLRAFFFLGSKGGASTISQQLARQLFVGVRARGTFEGGLQKVKEWVIATKLERQYTKEEIIAQYFNIYDFGNNGDGIRSAANIYFDKEPNELNIKESAMLVGMFKNSSLYNPRRNPVGVKNRRDVVLAQMYKYDYITKEVKDSLQKTELDLNYSPQSHRDGTATYFREYLRGWMKDWINDKANRKPDGSKYNINSEGLKVFVTIDSRMQKYAEEAVYKHMPRLQAEFFHQNTPDRNKTAPFLELDKSQIDDLMNRSMRRGERWRVLKDEGKSDKEIIASFEKPTKMTVFKWEKGKASEVDTIMKPMDSMRYYKSFLHPGMMSMDPQTGHVKAWVGGMNYRHFQYDHVNQGKRQVGSTFKPFVYATAIDQLHMSPCDKLPRSQITIEANKYGNPEPWSPSNSDGDYGGEITLKQALAGSVNTVTARLMDKVGPQPVADLARRLGITSYIPEVPSIALGTPDVSVLEMVAAYSAFANKGVYTKPVMIERIEDKNGTTLYQFKPESKDVLSAESAYVTVKLMQGVVESGSGSRLRTTGRDQWDKSYEEVVTGYPYELTNPIAGKTGTTQNQSDGWFMGMVPNLVTGVWVGAEDRAAHFGSITYGQGATMALPMWGMYMKSCYKDETLDISKEDFERPSNLSIAVDCANYEADNPNGDANTPKEELPDGLEL, encoded by the coding sequence ATGGCAAATAACAAAACAAAACAAAAAAACGAATCACAAAACTTCGACAACTATGTCCGTTGGTTTTGGATGCTATTTTTAGGTGGAATAGTTTCAGTAGGATTATTATTTTTTATTGCCTCACTTGGCGGTTTAGGAGAGCTTCCAGATTATACCCAATTAGAAAACCCTGAAACTAATTTGGCAACAGAAATTATCTCAAGTGATGGTAAAACATTAGGAAAATTTTATTTTGATGATAATAGAACGCCTGTTGATTATGATGAATTACCAAAGAATTTAGTAGATGCGCTGGTCGCTACAGAAGATGCTCGTTTCCATGAGCACTCCGGTATTGATGCAAGAAGCACTTTAAGAGCCTTTTTCTTTCTAGGATCTAAAGGAGGTGCTAGTACCATTTCACAACAATTAGCAAGACAGCTCTTTGTTGGTGTACGTGCTAGAGGGACTTTTGAAGGTGGTCTTCAAAAAGTAAAAGAATGGGTGATTGCAACGAAACTTGAACGCCAGTATACGAAAGAAGAGATTATTGCTCAATATTTTAATATTTACGATTTTGGTAATAATGGAGACGGTATTCGTTCTGCAGCTAATATTTATTTTGACAAAGAGCCAAATGAATTAAATATAAAGGAATCTGCGATGTTGGTCGGGATGTTTAAAAATTCTTCTTTGTATAACCCGAGAAGGAACCCTGTTGGCGTTAAAAACAGAAGAGATGTAGTATTGGCACAAATGTATAAATATGATTACATAACTAAAGAAGTTAAGGACTCACTTCAAAAAACAGAATTAGATTTAAATTATTCACCACAGTCTCATAGAGACGGTACCGCTACTTATTTTAGAGAATATTTAAGAGGGTGGATGAAAGATTGGATTAATGACAAGGCCAACAGAAAACCAGATGGATCAAAATACAATATTAATAGTGAAGGCTTAAAAGTATTTGTAACCATAGATTCTCGTATGCAAAAATATGCAGAGGAGGCTGTTTACAAACATATGCCACGGTTGCAGGCAGAATTTTTTCATCAAAACACCCCAGATCGTAATAAAACGGCGCCTTTTTTAGAATTAGACAAATCTCAAATAGACGATTTAATGAATCGCTCTATGCGAAGAGGCGAACGTTGGAGAGTACTAAAGGATGAAGGGAAATCTGATAAAGAGATTATAGCTTCTTTTGAGAAGCCAACAAAAATGACTGTTTTTAAATGGGAAAAAGGCAAAGCAAGTGAGGTAGATACCATTATGAAACCAATGGACTCTATGCGTTATTATAAGTCATTTTTACATCCAGGTATGATGAGTATGGACCCGCAAACAGGACATGTAAAAGCCTGGGTAGGTGGTATGAACTATAGACATTTTCAATACGATCATGTTAATCAAGGAAAACGTCAAGTGGGTTCTACCTTTAAACCATTTGTTTATGCTACGGCAATAGACCAATTACACATGTCGCCTTGCGACAAATTGCCACGGTCTCAAATTACGATTGAGGCCAATAAATATGGTAATCCAGAGCCTTGGTCTCCAAGCAATTCAGATGGAGATTATGGGGGAGAAATCACACTAAAACAAGCCTTAGCAGGTTCTGTAAACACCGTAACAGCCCGTTTAATGGATAAAGTGGGACCACAACCCGTAGCAGATTTAGCGAGGCGTTTAGGCATCACTTCTTATATTCCAGAAGTCCCATCTATTGCTTTAGGAACCCCAGACGTGAGTGTTTTGGAAATGGTTGCTGCATATTCTGCTTTTGCAAATAAAGGCGTCTATACAAAACCCGTAATGATAGAACGTATAGAAGACAAAAACGGAACGACCTTATATCAATTTAAACCAGAAAGTAAAGATGTATTAAGTGCGGAGTCTGCTTATGTCACCGTTAAATTAATGCAAGGTGTTGTGGAATCAGGTTCAGGGAGTCGCCTGAGAACCACAGGTAGAGACCAGTGGGATAAGTCTTACGAAGAAGTAGTTACCGGTTACCCATATGAATTAACAAATCCTATCGCAGGAAAAACAGGAACCACACAAAACCAAAGTGATGGCTGGTTTATGGGTATGGTACCAAATTTAGTTACAGGTGTTTGGGTAGGTGCCGAAGATAGAGCAGCACATTTTGGTTCTATTACCTATGGGCAGGGCGCCACAATGGCCTTACCTATGTGGGGCATGTATATGAAAAGTTGTTACAAAGATGAAACACTAGACATTTCGAAAGAAGATTTTGAAAGACCGTCAAATTTATCCATCGCTGTAGATTGTGCTAATTATGAAGCGGACAATCCTAATGGAGATGCTAATACACCTAAAGAAGAACTGCCTGATGGGTTAGAATTATAA
- a CDS encoding CoA transferase subunit A: MINKKVNGVSEAVKGIADNMTFMLGGFGLSGIPENAIAALVKSGVKGLTCISNNAGVDDFGLGLLLHQRQIKKMVSSYVGENDEFERQMLSGELDVELIPQGTLAERCRAAQAGFPAIYTPAGYGTEVAEGKETREFDGKMYVLERAFKADFAFVKAWKGDAAGNLVFKGTARNFNPCMAGAAKITVAEVEELVPVGTLDPNQIHIPGIFVQRIFQGETYEKRIEQRTVRKRD; encoded by the coding sequence ATGATTAATAAAAAAGTAAATGGTGTAAGCGAAGCGGTAAAAGGTATTGCAGATAATATGACCTTTATGCTAGGTGGTTTTGGCCTTTCGGGTATTCCAGAAAATGCCATCGCCGCTTTGGTAAAAAGTGGTGTAAAAGGACTTACCTGTATCTCAAATAATGCGGGGGTAGACGATTTTGGCTTAGGCTTATTATTACATCAACGTCAAATAAAGAAAATGGTGTCGTCTTATGTGGGTGAAAATGATGAGTTTGAACGTCAAATGTTATCTGGAGAGTTGGACGTAGAACTCATTCCTCAAGGTACTTTAGCCGAGCGTTGTCGTGCAGCACAAGCCGGATTTCCAGCTATTTATACGCCTGCCGGCTATGGCACAGAAGTAGCCGAAGGTAAAGAAACACGAGAATTTGATGGTAAAATGTATGTTTTAGAGCGTGCTTTTAAAGCCGATTTCGCTTTTGTAAAAGCATGGAAAGGAGATGCCGCTGGAAATTTAGTATTTAAAGGTACCGCAAGAAATTTCAATCCGTGTATGGCTGGTGCTGCAAAAATTACGGTTGCTGAGGTTGAAGAATTAGTACCTGTTGGCACTTTAGATCCAAACCAAATTCATATTCCAGGCATTTTTGTACAGCGTATTTTTCAAGGGGAAACTTATGAAAAACGTATAGAACAACGCACGGTTAGAAAGAGAGACTAA
- a CDS encoding CoA transferase subunit B produces the protein MLDKTGIAKRIAKEVKDGYYVNLGIGIPTLVANYVRDDIEVEFQSENGVLGMGPFPFEGEEDADIINAGKQTITTLPGASFFDSAMSFAMIRGQHVDLTILGAMEVAENGDIANWKIPGKMVKGMGGAMDLVASAENIIVAMMHTNRAGESKLLKKCSLPLTGVGCVKKVVTNLAVLEVTTKGFKLLERAPGVSVEDIQKATEGTLIVEGDIPEMRL, from the coding sequence ATGTTAGATAAAACAGGAATAGCAAAACGTATAGCAAAAGAAGTAAAAGATGGATACTATGTTAACTTAGGCATTGGAATTCCAACGTTAGTAGCCAATTATGTACGTGATGATATAGAGGTAGAATTTCAAAGCGAAAATGGCGTACTTGGTATGGGTCCATTCCCTTTTGAAGGCGAAGAAGATGCCGATATTATTAACGCAGGAAAGCAGACCATAACGACCTTACCAGGGGCTAGTTTTTTCGACAGTGCCATGAGTTTTGCTATGATTAGAGGGCAACATGTAGACTTGACTATTTTAGGAGCTATGGAAGTTGCTGAAAACGGGGACATTGCGAACTGGAAAATACCAGGAAAAATGGTTAAGGGTATGGGTGGTGCTATGGATTTAGTTGCCAGTGCAGAGAATATTATCGTGGCGATGATGCATACCAATAGAGCAGGAGAATCTAAACTGCTCAAGAAATGCTCTCTACCCTTAACAGGGGTTGGCTGTGTTAAGAAAGTGGTAACTAACCTCGCCGTATTAGAAGTCACTACTAAAGGCTTTAAATTATTAGAACGTGCACCGGGTGTTTCAGTGGAAGACATACAGAAAGCTACAGAAGGGACTTTAATAGTAGAAGGCGATATTCCTGAAATGCGTTTGTAG
- a CDS encoding ABC transporter ATP-binding protein: protein MKSVLSINHLSISFLSNGKENEIIHSISYHLNTNEILGIVGESGSGKSVASLAILGLLPKKISKITSGEIVFEADDLTKISPKAFQSIRGKKIAMIFQEPMSSLNPSMRCGKQVEEVLKQHTSLSKKQIKEETLSLLTKVKLPEPERVYTSYPHEISGGQKQRVMIAIAIACKPKILIADEPTTALDVTVQKEIIDLLKTLQAETQMSIIFITHDLSLISQIANRVLVMYKGHIVEQNTVEAIFKSPQHKYTQALIKSKPSLTQRQKTLPTIDDVMHDTVSKTIITAEMRALNHEKIYSKPPLLEVINLEKEYVSKSGWFTKPTTFKAVNDVSFKLYEGETLGLVGESGCGKSTLGNAILLLDKPTAGSIRYKGNDITSLSSSEIRSLRKDIQIIFQDPYSSLNPRLTVGNAIMEPMEVHNLYKTDKERKEKAISILNRVGLNEGYFNRYPHEFSGGQRQRIGIARTVALQPKLIICDESVSALDISVQAQVLNLLNELKEKFGFTYIFISHDLSVVKYMSDQLLVMNKGKIEEIDDADVIYSAPKKDYTKKLIGAIPKALQ from the coding sequence ATGAAATCAGTGCTCTCTATAAATCACTTATCCATTTCTTTTTTGTCTAACGGAAAAGAAAATGAAATCATCCATTCCATATCTTACCATTTAAATACCAATGAAATATTAGGTATAGTTGGTGAGTCTGGTTCAGGCAAATCTGTCGCTTCATTAGCTATTTTAGGCTTGCTTCCGAAGAAAATCTCAAAAATTACTAGTGGTGAGATTGTTTTTGAAGCTGACGATCTTACCAAAATTAGCCCTAAAGCCTTTCAGAGCATCAGAGGCAAAAAAATAGCCATGATTTTTCAAGAACCCATGAGTTCTTTAAATCCATCAATGCGCTGTGGAAAGCAGGTGGAAGAAGTTTTAAAACAACACACCAGCCTTTCAAAAAAACAAATAAAAGAAGAAACCCTTTCGCTTTTAACAAAGGTGAAACTCCCAGAACCAGAGCGCGTTTATACTTCCTATCCTCATGAAATTTCTGGTGGACAAAAGCAGCGCGTTATGATTGCGATAGCTATTGCCTGCAAACCGAAAATTTTAATTGCAGACGAGCCTACGACCGCTTTAGACGTTACTGTTCAAAAAGAAATTATCGACTTGCTTAAAACCTTACAGGCCGAAACTCAAATGAGCATTATTTTTATCACACACGACTTGTCTTTAATTTCTCAAATTGCAAACCGTGTGCTAGTTATGTATAAAGGACATATTGTAGAACAAAATACTGTAGAAGCTATTTTTAAATCACCTCAGCATAAATACACTCAGGCACTTATTAAGTCAAAGCCCTCATTAACTCAGCGGCAAAAAACCTTACCAACCATCGATGATGTGATGCATGATACTGTTTCGAAAACGATTATAACAGCTGAAATGCGCGCACTAAATCATGAAAAGATATACAGCAAACCGCCTTTATTAGAAGTGATTAATCTGGAAAAGGAATATGTGTCAAAATCTGGATGGTTTACAAAACCGACTACTTTTAAAGCTGTAAATGATGTAAGTTTTAAATTATATGAAGGTGAAACTCTTGGTTTGGTTGGTGAGTCGGGATGCGGAAAATCGACTTTAGGAAATGCCATTTTACTTCTAGACAAGCCTACTGCTGGATCGATACGCTACAAAGGAAACGATATTACCTCCTTATCTTCATCTGAAATAAGGTCCTTAAGAAAAGACATTCAAATTATATTTCAAGACCCCTACTCTTCTTTAAACCCTAGGTTAACTGTTGGTAACGCCATCATGGAGCCCATGGAAGTACACAACCTCTATAAAACCGATAAAGAACGAAAAGAAAAAGCGATTTCTATTTTAAATCGTGTGGGCTTAAATGAAGGTTACTTTAATCGTTATCCTCACGAATTTTCTGGAGGTCAAAGACAACGAATAGGTATTGCACGCACAGTCGCCTTACAACCCAAACTGATTATTTGTGATGAATCTGTTTCTGCGCTTGATATTTCAGTGCAGGCTCAAGTATTAAATTTACTAAATGAATTGAAAGAAAAATTCGGATTTACCTACATTTTTATTTCTCATGATCTGTCTGTTGTGAAATACATGAGTGATCAACTGTTGGTAATGAATAAGGGGAAAATTGAAGAAATTGATGATGCGGATGTGATTTACAGCGCACCAAAAAAAGACTATACTAAAAAATTGATTGGCGCTATCCCGAAAGCCCTGCAGTAA
- a CDS encoding GEVED domain-containing protein — MKKTITLTLLSFIFTVFAFAQQQRECGVMENLEYRKQQDPQLESRMAQIEAFTEQKVKELESQDAQSKIVGSIITIPVVVHVIYSNSNENISEAQILSQIKVLNDDFRRLNSDADNTWSQAADSQIEFCMASVDPNGNATNGITRKASSKTSWGTNDAMKKSSQGGVNPWDTSQYLNMWVCNIGGGILGYAQFPGGSASTDGVVMGSQYFGSKNEGSGFYLAAPFDEGRTATHEVGHFFNLRHIWGDANCGNDFVSDTPTHQTSNGGCPTGKVSCGSVDMVQNYMDYTNDSCMNLFTTGQKNRMRAVLAAGGSRRALALSEKCEGTTTTPTCNDGIQNGNETGVDCGGSCAPCQTGNQYCASQGNSVNDEYISRVQVGSINKSSGGQLYSNFTSTSTDLSIGSSYTITVTPTWTGTKYNEGYAAWIDYNGDGDFTDAGELVFSKSASQTTPVSGSFTVPSGTVVGNKRLRVSMKYNGIPSSCETFSYGEVEDYTVNVVSGGGSPDTTVRLSLTFDNYPEETSWTILDGGSTVASGGTYGSQADGSTLNIDVDLPAGCYSLVVKDAYGDGMCCSYGNGSYRLSDGGTTLASGGSFSSSQTTNFCVGGASRSYTRVTTSTLDDTFVLYPNPVKQSLNLSLRGLEAQSYQVINMLGQVVLKGDFTESIDVSELNGGMYMIQLNIGEKTKLKRFIKE, encoded by the coding sequence ATGAAAAAAACAATTACTTTAACATTATTGAGTTTTATTTTCACGGTGTTCGCCTTTGCTCAACAGCAAAGAGAATGTGGTGTGATGGAAAATTTGGAGTACAGGAAACAACAAGATCCCCAATTGGAATCTAGAATGGCCCAAATTGAAGCTTTTACAGAACAAAAAGTAAAAGAATTAGAGTCACAAGACGCTCAAAGTAAAATAGTGGGTAGTATTATAACGATTCCAGTTGTAGTGCATGTGATTTATAGCAATTCTAATGAAAACATTAGTGAAGCTCAAATTTTATCTCAAATAAAAGTTTTAAATGACGATTTTAGAAGACTAAATTCTGATGCAGATAATACTTGGTCTCAAGCTGCAGATTCTCAAATTGAATTCTGTATGGCTTCTGTAGATCCTAATGGGAATGCTACTAATGGGATTACAAGAAAGGCATCTTCTAAAACATCTTGGGGAACCAATGATGCCATGAAAAAATCATCGCAAGGTGGAGTAAATCCATGGGATACCTCACAATATCTGAATATGTGGGTTTGTAATATTGGCGGAGGAATTCTTGGCTATGCACAATTTCCTGGAGGTAGTGCTTCTACTGATGGTGTAGTGATGGGATCACAATATTTTGGATCTAAAAATGAAGGTTCAGGGTTTTATTTAGCAGCACCTTTTGACGAAGGCAGAACAGCAACTCACGAAGTAGGTCACTTTTTTAACCTGCGTCATATTTGGGGAGATGCAAATTGTGGTAACGATTTTGTTAGCGATACACCAACACATCAAACCTCTAATGGAGGTTGTCCTACTGGAAAAGTGTCTTGTGGATCTGTAGATATGGTTCAAAACTATATGGATTACACAAACGATTCTTGTATGAACTTATTTACAACAGGACAAAAAAATAGAATGCGTGCGGTTTTAGCTGCAGGAGGATCAAGAAGAGCTTTAGCGTTATCAGAAAAATGTGAAGGTACAACAACAACACCAACATGTAATGACGGTATTCAAAATGGAAATGAAACAGGCGTAGATTGTGGCGGTTCTTGTGCACCTTGCCAAACAGGAAATCAATACTGTGCCTCTCAAGGAAATAGTGTTAATGATGAGTATATTTCAAGAGTACAAGTAGGAAGTATTAATAAATCGTCTGGAGGACAATTATATTCAAACTTTACGAGTACTTCAACCGATTTAAGCATAGGGTCTTCTTACACGATTACCGTAACACCAACTTGGACTGGAACAAAATATAATGAAGGCTATGCAGCTTGGATTGATTATAATGGTGATGGAGATTTTACTGATGCAGGAGAGCTAGTTTTCTCTAAATCAGCTTCACAAACAACACCAGTAAGTGGAAGCTTTACTGTACCATCTGGTACTGTAGTAGGAAACAAAAGATTGCGAGTTTCTATGAAATACAATGGTATTCCATCATCATGCGAAACTTTTAGTTATGGTGAAGTTGAAGACTATACTGTAAATGTTGTAAGCGGTGGAGGTTCTCCTGATACAACAGTAAGATTAAGTCTAACATTTGATAACTATCCAGAAGAAACCTCATGGACAATTCTTGATGGAGGCTCTACAGTTGCATCAGGAGGTACTTATGGTTCACAAGCAGACGGTTCTACCTTGAATATAGATGTAGATTTACCAGCAGGTTGTTATTCATTAGTTGTTAAGGATGCATATGGAGATGGTATGTGTTGTTCATATGGAAATGGTTCTTACAGATTGTCTGATGGAGGCACAACACTTGCTAGTGGAGGCTCTTTCTCAAGTTCTCAAACAACTAATTTCTGTGTTGGTGGAGCTTCAAGATCTTATACTAGAGTAACTACGTCTACTTTAGATGATACATTCGTACTATATCCAAATCCAGTGAAACAATCGCTAAACTTATCTTTAAGAGGATTGGAAGCACAAAGCTATCAAGTAATAAATATGCTTGGACAGGTTGTGTTAAAAGGTGATTTCACAGAATCTATAGATGTTTCTGAATTAAACGGTGGCATGTATATGATTCAATTAAATATTGGAGAGAAAACGAAATTAAAACGATTTATAAAAGAATAG
- a CDS encoding M4 family metallopeptidase produces MKKNSFKALFLSIFAAGVCASGFAQDKVQQKVNGDNGQPSLVIFNKEASYSMQEVNTVLAEQLKTRESDGFFQIKSESDNIGFLHQKYQQSYNGIPVEFGTYTLHGRNGKVVSISGEYYDLEGVNTTPAINKLQGFQSAVNHIGAQSYLWDNVVMANQMNYSKPVGELVLLPNLDAQGKETSKNAQLAYKYDIYATQPISRGVIYVDAVTGKVLFYNSIIKHLDEHANSSKNLISVATEHSVEAPVAYRATGNAATRYSGTKQITTRIVGSTYALRDDTRGNGVNTYNSGRQPSYPSTNFTDANNDWTAAEFNNTNKDNAALDAHWGAEKTYDYLSSVHSRNSYNGSGAAINSWVHYDDVAGGLGYDNAFWNGSVMTYGDGSSTGAEGNGYFDALTSIDVAAHEIGHAVTSSSANLAYQRESGGLNEGFSDIWGAAVEHFAKGNGNDAAPASIIWLIGDEIDRRTGSSALRSMSNPTSRNQPDTYGGTYWKNPNCGTPTQSNDYCGVHTNSGVLNYWFYLSVAGGSGTNDIGNAFNVSGIGMTKSAKIAYRTLTQYLSANSTFANARTGAIQSARDLYGAGGAEEIAVTNAWHAVGVGAAFGGGGGTSYCASTSSNVNDEYISRVQLNTINNASGAQSYSNFTAVATTLAKGSTHTVTITPTWTGTKYNEAFAVWIDYNGDKDFDDSGEQLGTVAPNQNATSSITFTVPTTASATSTRMRVSMQYNAVPTACQSFTYGEVEDYTINIGGTASDTQAPSAPGSLSASGTTQTTTNLSWTASTDNVGVTGYEVFQGSTSLGTVTATSANVTGLTASTTYSFTVKAKDAAGNTSASSNAVSVTTLSDTPSGGCTGGIASFPYGESFESGLGAWTQATGDDLNWTRDSGGTPSGNTGPTSGSAGSWYLFVEASSPNYPSKSAILNSPCFNLSSLTTANFTFDYHMYGANNLGSIAVEASNNSGVSWASIWNQSGASQGNAWQSVSLDLSAYVGGSVQLRFVRITGDTWQADIAIDNVKLLNSAPSTDICAGVSEYVSTQSYSTGDRVTYQGNLFERTASGWTNLGACGATVNAIVTDTVNYPPKALEISLYPNPVKGNTLYVRTSAENLPFIVVNMLGQQVAKGRTSANGVDVSELESGLYLIQFNVNDTLETRKFIKQ; encoded by the coding sequence ATGAAAAAAAACTCCTTCAAAGCATTGTTCTTATCCATTTTTGCGGCAGGTGTCTGTGCGTCAGGTTTTGCACAAGATAAAGTCCAGCAAAAAGTTAATGGTGATAATGGGCAGCCCTCTTTAGTTATCTTTAATAAAGAGGCTTCTTATTCTATGCAAGAGGTTAACACTGTTTTGGCAGAACAGTTAAAGACAAGAGAAAGCGATGGCTTTTTTCAAATTAAATCTGAATCTGACAATATTGGTTTTTTACATCAAAAATACCAACAATCATATAACGGAATTCCTGTAGAATTTGGAACCTATACTTTACATGGTAGAAATGGAAAAGTCGTTTCAATTAGTGGAGAATATTACGATTTGGAAGGTGTGAATACAACGCCGGCAATAAATAAATTACAAGGCTTTCAGTCTGCAGTAAATCACATAGGTGCTCAAAGTTACTTATGGGACAATGTTGTTATGGCAAATCAAATGAATTATTCTAAACCAGTGGGTGAATTAGTTTTACTCCCTAATTTAGATGCTCAGGGAAAAGAGACTTCTAAAAATGCACAACTAGCTTATAAATATGATATCTATGCCACTCAGCCAATCAGTAGAGGGGTTATATATGTAGATGCAGTTACAGGCAAAGTTTTGTTTTATAATAGTATCATCAAGCACTTAGATGAGCATGCAAACTCTTCTAAAAATTTAATCTCTGTTGCTACAGAGCATAGTGTTGAAGCACCAGTTGCTTACAGAGCCACTGGGAATGCAGCGACACGTTATAGTGGTACAAAACAAATTACAACACGTATTGTAGGTTCTACCTACGCCCTAAGGGATGATACTCGTGGCAACGGTGTGAATACCTACAATAGTGGAAGACAGCCTTCTTATCCATCAACTAACTTCACAGATGCCAATAATGATTGGACAGCTGCAGAATTTAATAATACAAATAAAGACAACGCTGCATTAGACGCGCATTGGGGAGCTGAAAAAACATACGATTACTTGTCATCAGTACATTCAAGAAATTCATATAACGGTTCTGGAGCGGCGATTAATAGTTGGGTGCATTATGATGATGTCGCAGGCGGCTTAGGTTATGACAATGCCTTTTGGAATGGAAGTGTTATGACCTATGGTGATGGTTCCTCTACTGGAGCAGAAGGCAATGGTTATTTTGATGCTTTAACTTCGATAGATGTTGCTGCTCATGAAATAGGTCACGCGGTTACAAGTAGTTCGGCAAACCTAGCTTATCAAAGAGAGTCAGGTGGACTTAATGAAGGGTTTTCAGATATTTGGGGAGCGGCTGTTGAGCATTTCGCTAAAGGTAATGGAAATGATGCAGCACCAGCATCAATTATCTGGTTAATTGGTGATGAAATTGATAGAAGAACAGGGTCTTCAGCACTGCGGTCTATGAGTAATCCAACGTCTCGCAATCAACCAGATACATACGGTGGAACGTACTGGAAAAATCCTAATTGTGGTACACCAACGCAATCTAATGACTATTGTGGTGTACATACAAACTCAGGTGTTTTAAACTACTGGTTTTACTTAAGTGTGGCCGGAGGAAGTGGTACTAACGATATTGGAAATGCATTTAATGTTTCTGGAATCGGCATGACTAAATCTGCTAAAATCGCGTACAGAACATTAACACAGTATTTATCTGCTAACTCAACATTTGCAAATGCGAGAACAGGAGCCATACAGTCAGCAAGAGATTTATATGGTGCAGGAGGAGCAGAAGAAATTGCGGTAACAAACGCATGGCATGCCGTGGGTGTTGGAGCAGCATTCGGTGGTGGCGGAGGCACATCTTATTGTGCTTCTACAAGTTCTAATGTTAATGATGAGTACATTTCTAGAGTACAATTAAATACAATTAATAACGCTTCAGGGGCACAAAGCTATTCAAATTTCACAGCTGTTGCGACGACTTTAGCAAAAGGATCTACTCACACAGTAACTATTACTCCAACTTGGACAGGGACAAAGTACAATGAAGCTTTTGCTGTTTGGATTGATTATAACGGTGATAAAGATTTTGATGATTCAGGAGAACAATTAGGTACTGTGGCTCCAAACCAAAATGCGACCTCTAGTATTACGTTTACTGTGCCAACAACGGCAAGTGCAACGTCAACTAGAATGCGAGTGTCTATGCAATATAATGCTGTGCCAACGGCATGTCAGTCATTCACATACGGAGAAGTAGAAGATTACACTATTAACATTGGGGGTACAGCTTCAGATACTCAAGCACCAAGTGCTCCTGGCAGCTTATCAGCTTCAGGAACTACACAAACAACAACCAATTTATCGTGGACGGCGTCTACAGATAACGTGGGTGTAACAGGTTACGAAGTCTTCCAAGGGAGTACAAGTTTAGGAACAGTCACTGCAACATCAGCGAATGTAACAGGTTTAACCGCTAGTACAACCTATTCATTTACAGTTAAAGCTAAAGATGCTGCAGGAAATACATCAGCGTCAAGTAATGCGGTTAGTGTAACCACATTGTCAGATACACCATCTGGAGGTTGTACAGGAGGTATTGCGTCTTTCCCTTATGGAGAAAGTTTCGAAAGCGGATTAGGTGCTTGGACTCAAGCTACTGGAGACGATTTAAACTGGACTAGAGATAGTGGCGGTACGCCATCAGGTAATACAGGACCAACATCAGGTTCAGCAGGCTCTTGGTATTTATTCGTTGAAGCATCTTCGCCAAACTACCCAAGTAAGAGTGCGATTTTAAACTCGCCTTGTTTTAACTTAAGTAGTTTGACTACAGCGAACTTTACCTTTGATTACCATATGTATGGTGCTAATAACTTGGGAAGTATTGCTGTAGAAGCAAGTAACAATAGTGGGGTTTCATGGGCTTCAATCTGGAATCAGTCTGGAGCGTCACAAGGGAATGCTTGGCAATCTGTTAGTTTAGATTTATCGGCTTATGTTGGTGGTTCAGTACAGCTAAGATTTGTGCGTATCACAGGAGATACATGGCAAGCAGATATTGCAATCGATAATGTGAAGCTTTTAAATTCGGCACCTAGTACAGATATTTGTGCTGGCGTATCAGAATATGTAAGTACACAATCTTATAGTACAGGTGATAGAGTAACATATCAAGGTAATTTATTTGAAAGAACAGCATCGGGCTGGACAAACTTAGGTGCTTGTGGAGCAACAGTGAACGCTATTGTTACAGACACAGTTAACTATCCACCAAAGGCGTTAGAGATTTCATTATATCCTAATCCGGTAAAAGGAAATACACTGTATGTTAGAACGTCTGCAGAAAACTTACCGTTTATTGTGGTTAATATGTTAGGTCAGCAAGTTGCTAAAGGAAGAACTTCTGCAAATGGTGTTGATGTTTCAGAGCTTGAATCTGGTTTATATTTAATACAATTTAACGTAAATGATACATTAGAAACAAGAAAGTTTATAAAGCAATAG